Proteins from a genomic interval of Desulfoplanes formicivorans:
- a CDS encoding phosphodiester glycosidase family protein, whose translation MHRSIRTAALVTSLLVLLFHVPSHAGSWEPLAQGLELGTFPIDAHDASSPAISFLRIDPDRFCFKLIAQGTSLTRIATLEQWCEEKHLVAAINASMYREDRQQSTGYMKTRGLVNNGYINPRFGAFFVFDPKVRSLPKVAILDRKNDDWRRLVTKYDTVIQNFRLISATGKNLWPPSNKKHSIAAIGMTTDGRVLFIHCQTPMSVYAFNQALLHLPVNLKTAMYVEGGPEAAMHLNLQDNRRSWMGQYEHPLLGTIHERLWPIPNVIGIEPVRSCQQAVETNATGE comes from the coding sequence TTGCACCGCAGCATCCGGACAGCGGCCCTGGTGACGAGCCTTCTGGTCCTGCTTTTTCATGTTCCCAGCCATGCCGGTTCCTGGGAACCCCTTGCCCAGGGGCTGGAACTGGGCACCTTCCCCATTGACGCACATGATGCGTCCTCTCCCGCCATCTCCTTTCTCCGGATCGATCCAGACCGGTTCTGCTTCAAACTGATCGCCCAGGGCACGTCACTGACCAGAATTGCCACTCTTGAACAATGGTGCGAGGAAAAGCACCTTGTGGCGGCCATCAACGCGAGCATGTACCGGGAAGACAGGCAGCAGAGCACGGGCTATATGAAAACACGGGGGCTCGTGAACAATGGGTATATCAATCCGCGGTTCGGGGCCTTCTTTGTTTTTGATCCCAAAGTCCGCTCCCTGCCCAAGGTCGCCATTCTTGATCGGAAAAACGATGACTGGCGCCGTCTTGTCACCAAGTACGACACGGTCATCCAGAATTTCAGGCTGATCAGCGCAACAGGCAAGAATCTCTGGCCCCCCAGCAACAAAAAACACAGCATCGCCGCCATAGGCATGACCACGGACGGCAGGGTTCTGTTCATCCATTGCCAAACCCCCATGAGCGTTTACGCCTTCAACCAGGCCCTGCTCCACTTGCCTGTCAACCTGAAGACCGCTATGTATGTGGAAGGAGGTCCGGAAGCCGCCATGCATCTGAACCTTCAGGACAATCGCCGGTCATGGATGGGACAGTATGAACATCCATTGCTTGGCACCATCCATGAACGTTTGTGGCCCATTCCCAATGTCATCGGCATCGAACCAGTCAGGTCCTGCCAACAAGCCGTCGAGACCAACGCTACAGGAGAATAA
- a CDS encoding transporter substrate-binding domain-containing protein → MRMFKRIAVLVIGLCLMQGVALAAESALDTIQKRGELRVGFDSGYIPFEMTSKKGKFIGFDIDLGKAMAKAMKVKFVPVNTDFDGIIPALLTNKFDIIISGMTATQERNLQINFADPYFYAGQAVLMNSKHAGKITSYKQFNDPKFKVVSKLGTTGEMAVKRLLPKAQYKSFEKEADAALEVMNGNADAYVYDYPVLKQIMQKQGSNNLVMLEERFTYEPLAFGIKRGDPDFLNWLNNFMRQIRNDGTYDRIFKKWFESKAWYDDIE, encoded by the coding sequence ATCCGGATGTTCAAGAGAATTGCTGTGCTTGTGATCGGGCTGTGTCTGATGCAGGGAGTCGCCTTGGCCGCAGAGTCGGCCCTGGATACCATCCAGAAGCGTGGAGAGCTCCGTGTGGGATTTGATTCAGGATACATCCCCTTTGAAATGACCTCCAAGAAAGGGAAGTTCATCGGTTTCGATATTGATCTCGGCAAGGCCATGGCCAAGGCCATGAAGGTCAAGTTTGTTCCGGTGAACACGGATTTTGACGGGATCATTCCCGCGCTTTTGACCAACAAGTTCGATATCATTATCAGCGGAATGACCGCGACCCAGGAACGCAATCTCCAGATCAATTTTGCCGATCCCTATTTCTACGCCGGCCAGGCCGTGCTCATGAACAGCAAACACGCCGGCAAGATTACCTCCTACAAGCAATTCAACGATCCCAAGTTCAAGGTTGTTTCCAAACTGGGAACCACGGGTGAAATGGCGGTCAAGCGTCTTCTTCCCAAGGCCCAGTACAAGAGTTTTGAAAAGGAGGCCGATGCCGCTCTTGAAGTCATGAACGGCAATGCCGATGCCTATGTTTATGACTACCCGGTTCTCAAGCAGATCATGCAGAAGCAGGGCTCCAACAATCTTGTCATGCTCGAGGAACGGTTCACCTACGAACCCCTGGCCTTTGGCATCAAGCGGGGTGATCCTGATTTCCTGAACTGGCTGAATAATTTCATGCGTCAGATCAGAAACGACGGAACCTATGACCGGATTTTCAAGAAATGGTTTGAAAGCAAGGCGTGGTACGACGATATTGAATAG
- a CDS encoding class IV adenylate cyclase: protein MTLEAESKFPVDDFSEITSTLRHNGTLVTPWHFEHNQVFDLPQGDLRSRGYLLRLRNALDTTLTLKRPPAHHARIPGVKQLEELECTIHDSTTMTSILHALGYREILQYEKFRSQWRVNECTVCLDLLCFGTFVEIEGTGSDILATATRVGLDPQTATSANYHDLFHEHLAKRNLPLTNSFVFSRQERTALCRKLGIDTP from the coding sequence ATGACTCTTGAAGCAGAATCCAAATTTCCGGTTGATGATTTTTCCGAAATCACATCAACCCTGCGCCATAATGGAACCCTTGTTACACCCTGGCATTTTGAACACAATCAGGTGTTTGACCTGCCCCAGGGTGATCTTCGCTCCCGTGGTTACCTTCTGCGCTTGCGAAACGCCCTGGACACCACCCTGACCCTGAAACGCCCCCCTGCCCATCATGCCCGTATCCCCGGAGTCAAACAGCTCGAAGAACTCGAATGCACCATCCATGACAGCACAACCATGACCTCCATCCTCCACGCCTTGGGATACAGGGAAATCCTGCAATACGAAAAATTCCGCTCCCAATGGAGGGTGAATGAATGCACGGTCTGCCTGGACCTGCTCTGCTTCGGGACCTTTGTGGAAATCGAGGGAACAGGGTCGGATATCCTTGCCACGGCCACCCGTGTGGGCCTTGACCCCCAAACCGCCACAAGTGCCAACTATCACGACCTTTTTCACGAGCATCTCGCCAAACGGAATCTGCCCCTTACCAACAGCTTTGTTTTTTCCCGGCAGGAACGAACAGCCCTATGCCGCAAACTGGGTATTGATACGCCATGA